The Metabacillus schmidteae nucleotide sequence ACTTTTACTTTTGATTCTTTACATCCTAAAATTTCGGCAGTTTCTTTAACTGTATACTCGTTGATAGCCCTAAGAATGATTACTGAGCGATAATTAGGCTTTAACTTTAAAATGGCCTCGTATAATAATTTTATATCTTCTTGTAGTTCAATTGTTTCATAGGGAGATTTCTGGTTAGAAGGTATACCTTTAAAAAATGTGTCTTTAAATATGGAAGAAAACTTCTTTTTTCTTAGTTGATCTATAGCAGCATATTTTGCGATTGAAATAATCCACGTTTTGATAGAGCCT carries:
- a CDS encoding RNA polymerase sigma factor yields the protein MRQSGNLENIISELYGLYYQDVYRFLICFTGNQNDAEDLTQEVFMRVLKSYHNYHHQGSIKTWIISIAKYAAIDQLRKKKFSSIFKDTFFKGIPSNQKSPYETIELQEDIKLLYEAILKLKPNYRSVIILRAINEYTVKETAEILGCKESKVKVDFHRAINMLRKKLHIAPEEVFNNAN